The genomic DNA AACAGTATTtagtgagcacctgctatgtgctaaTGCTGTTATCTAGTGCTGGATGGTACATACTAAATAAGACAATATGTTCCTGCTCTTAAGAAGCTCACAAAACAATTAGGGAAATAACACTGGCAACGTAAAAGGAATAGTACTATTCTTAAGGAGTTAACCCCAGGACACACGGTAATGTAATTAATTGAAGTAATACCTTTAGACTTTGGAATCTTAGTAGCTATCTGAAATGTTCCATAGACAGTCCTTAGGAGTAACTTACCACATGGCAGTGTTTTGCGAACTGTATAATGGAATCTTTGATAAGAGTCTTGTTCTTAACACCTTCTGGGTTGTTAAATAAAGGGAAGTGCTTTGAATGTTTTTGACCCTTAATTGAGGATGATCACTATCTTGGGAACATCCTGGGAACACTTAGAACTCTCAATAAAAGTATATCCTGTTAgtcctggccaatgtggttcagtgggttgggcatcatcccatacaccaaaaggttgccagttaaattcctggtcagagcacatactcaggtttcaggctccaatcccaataggaggcgtgcagggggcataatcgatatttctctctctcccttcttttctctctaaaaaaaaccccaataaaaatctttttaaaaagtataccatgttaaaaaataaagtacactcTGTTTATAGGAGATAaaccctctgagattcaacataTTGTTTCTATCAACAGCTGGTTCTATTTTTCCATGGACTTTGTGGCCATAGGGAAAAATATCAGTTAAACTGTAAGATACTCAATTAAACTTTAGATTATTCTAAAGTTAATACCTTGTGATAATGTGTTTCAGAATTTCTTACAAAACTCATTGACTATGTTTAAGCACATACAATCTATTTaaccatattttattatttaatgaatTGACTGTAAGGTAAAATTGAAGTAATACTTGACTTCATTCTCTTTGGGGTTCAATATATAGTGTATCAGGAAGAGCTTTTTGATTTGATAAAGACTGATTCTCTTGGTACTTGTATAGCAGATACAGAAAGTTTAATAGCTGCTTTGCTCAACTGGTACTCAGAATAGTTAATGGAAAATTAAAACTGAGTTCTTAACCATCAAGGTATACGTTTATGCTTTCTGCCAAGAAAAgcttcagtttctccacattTCTCTGTTGCTGCCTGCATTCCAAACTAATTTTTGTAACAAGGAAGGGAGGTGGCAATATTGACTTTCAATATTTTCAGCACCAGTAATGTCAACACTGATCTTGGTTCATATCTTCATGTAGCTCTGAATATGTTAACTGCAGTATAGGCATAGTGCTTTAGATTGCACCTGTTTTACATCAAAGGCTGGGAACATACAGAAGAAAGGCATGGGGTTTTCACATTTAAGTATCACCACTTGTTTTGGGAGTTAGACTCCACAGTgtccttaaatatatatttggtacCTAATGAAATACCAAATTTCTGTCTGAATTCAATCTGAAGAAGGTAATAGAAAGTTAGTAGGTTACATCTTATTTTCTTAATTCCATAATACTTAGCCCAACTTGCCTTTATGTTTCATAAACATTACTTAAGTAAGGGATGAACCAAATTCACTTAGACTGTAATTTGTTAGGAGTTTATTTACGTTTAAACACTCACTATCTTAAATCAtgtatttcagtttttctttcatAGAAAAGAACAAGgctataaaaaaaatgacaatttttgtttcaaaattttttttgctTCATCTTTTCACTCCATCCCTCATCCTATGATTTTAGTGCTAGAGACCTAGGGTGTGATTAAAGGTAATAATTGCATTGTAATGCTTTGGTGAGAATTGGTAACTATAAGTCCCTACATTCcctcttcccccttttcttttcagGCATGGGCTATTTGTGAAGAAAAAACCGTAGAAGATGACTTGAATCTGATGCTTCCTTGATTTAATGTCTAAGTAATTACTAAACTagagtttaaaaaaacatatttttcatgtGATGAACTTATAAGGATTTGGTGCAATCTTAAGATTTAGAATTTCAGGTGGGGTTTGGTAAAATGTGGTTATATCTGCTTTTAAGACACTCCAGACTAGTTGCTTTATATGGGTTTGATGTATTGGCCTTAAACTTCTGAGTATTCCTTAGGTGTAGAAACCATCTCCAACAAATTCATAAGTGAAGCTAAGCACAAATTCTCGTATTTCTTGCTAACATAGGTTCAAAATTCTTACCAAGAAATAGTAAGATGGGTCCTGTTTTGAAGGCGATGGgactcaaataaaaatataagttcaATGCTAGAATACTCCTTCCCAAAACATTATCCTTCTCACATCCAGCTCAGACTAATCTCCccattacttttttcctttttaaaatattcatagatTTTTGTATCATTTCAATAGTTTCTGACTACAGTGTTTAGTTGTTTCATGTATATGAATCTGTAAGCTGCTCACTGGAATGAGGGAGTATTGAGGGCAGTTATAGTATTTGACTTCTCGTGCCTCCCAAACATCTTATAAATATCTACCAGGATATTCGGCATAAACAGAATGCTTCCTGAATATGTGCTTGCTTGATTCCTAggctttttgttctgtttttctgatGTGTcctaagcaggggtggggaaactttttttttgccaagggccatttggatatttacaacatcatttgcaggccacacaaacttatcaacttaaaaattagtctgccttatttggtcaaacattgaattgactcacccttaatgccttggcaggatcagaccaaatgattttgcgggcCTTCTACGGCCTGCGGACCAGAAGTTCTCCACCCCTGCTGTAGAcagttacagaaaaaaatattctgtacaAGGAAAGATGTTTGTGTTTTCAATTGAACATAGAGGTAGGAACAAGCAGGATGATACTCAAAATGGAAAAGGGATTGCATGTGATGTTCCGCCCATGTGGTTTGCAACCGTGGTAGAACAGGAAAGCAGTCTTCACAGCGAAGGCCCTTTGAGTTGTCACGTATCTCCCAAACATaaatctctctcctttttctggtTAGAAACATTAATAGGTAGAATGCTCAAATAGCTCTCTTACGCTTGTAATTGTTACCAATAGGAACAAGCTCTCATAAATCAAACTTTACATTGGTTAAAATTACCCCTGTCCTTAAGGTTCCTGATCTGTGTCTCTCCTCCCGCCCCGTTTTTTCCAGCTCTGGCTGACTCTCTGGATTATGTGTCATTAATCTTTtctcctgacccccccccccctctctctttctcttctctctcctgtctTCACTTCAAATTGGACGTATTTCATGAAATGACGTCTAGGTAGTTGAGCTATTCTATTGAATTGAACTTAAATTTTGGATGAACTacattttaagtgattttaaacTTAAAGCTAATGTGAAAATGTTGGACTATGtaccaatataaatatattaaacttaAGGCCATAGCAAACACAGTGTAAAAATTACAGTGTGTTCCTTCTATTATAAATCTTGCAGGACATAATTCACCTTCTGAGTCGTGATGTAATTTAGATTATATTTTATTAGACAttctttacaaatttaaaatactGCTATTTTTACATGCACAGAGGAAAATCAGGTTGGATAATTATATTTAGGAATTCATGAAAATCAACCACAAAATAGAGACACTTTATTGTGTCATTTATCAACATACTTGATATGTATATCTAAAGTGCATTATGTtacaaaaaatatagaaattcagCAGCACCAagatacatttacaaaataaatacatcagttgacaaaataaattatggtaaatGTGATAATAATAATTGGATTAGCCTTGGAAAAAATATTCACAATGACCAATGTGCAGTTTCATAGAGCAATGAGGGAGACAGTTTTATTCCAATGCATTTACAGTATTTAcagacaataaatatttctaatactTTCCATATGTTCACTATTACAGAATGCTGTAATATGTCTTCTGAAGGTCTTTGCAAAAATTTCAATGCCTCCtgaaaagagaaggaagggaaagaagaagagaaaataggTTAATTATTCTTACAAATGAAGAGACATAAAATAAATGGTATAAATTAAGGAACATAGAATCACATAGAAATAGATCTAAGGACCCTTTGTAAATATCTCTTACAAGAGGTGACTGGGGTTCCATCTGACTCTCTAAATCCTCTACCACAGTCATTAATCCATCCAAATGGTCAATACAATGCAGAAAGGCTTGCATTTCTAAGTATTCTCTGTCAGAAAAAGGAGACCCTGTGGGATTTTCCAAGGCTAACAATTGGCAAGTTTGGGAAGGGAAGGCACACTCTTGGGAATCTGGAAATAAGGCTAGGTTGTGCAATCCATATGCTTAGAAGTTTATTCCGCAGTGATACCTGGTGTAGGTGATCCACTGGTGTCTTATTTTTCCAGGTTTGCATTTGGCCAATCCCTTGCTAAGATAATGGGCTGTTGTGAAGGTAATCAAAAGTTCGTGACTAGGGTATATGTTGAAGGATGCATAATTAAACAGACTATGTTTGGTTAATGATTTGATGACATCTATCATTTTCTTAACTGTCCTTAAACACTAATGAATGAAACTGTCAttggattttaatttttgaagccaaaattaaaatagaattatttgtttattattttgctGGTTTTTTGAATGGATCTTGCATTGAAAATTTGGAAAGCCTATTTTAAATTAGATGATAAGAATCAAttgatttaaaagtataaaatagtaCAAGCAAGGATGGAATGAATCGCATTTTGaacaattattttcttagaaaagaaaaaaaggagcaaattAACGGACCAAAGGAAagatcatttaatatattttacactGCCCCGTCAGTTTGCTTGTTATCCTTCCTTTTGATTTCCCTTTCATAAAGACATGTATTAGAATAGccaagaaaaacataaaacatgacctagaaatatatgtgtatgtttattATACATGGGTGATGCTTCAGAGTCCTAGCTCTTTTGAATACTgaaaacttttatattatttctaaatcAATATATACCAAGGCAAAACATATGTTCTCAATGAAATGAGTCCTACTGAATCTGGACATCTTATTTGCAACATCAAAATTTCCCAAGTTTAAAGTTATGTATTTCCCACAGAGTGGTCCATGAAGAGAAGCCAGACAGTTTTTGCTCAGCAATTTCTACTAAGAACTAAGATAGTTATTATAGTAAAGCTCATCGCTTGCCATTTCAGACCTCTCAGATAATCATATAATGATGCAAAGACTAAAGAGAGGATAATAAACGTTTAGTTGcttataaaactttaaagtagTTAGTCTGAAAAGATTCTATTTGTACTACAAAATTTACATGGCCCCAGATGTTCTCATCAATACACTGCTAAATCTCTCCACTCTTCCCTGCACCTCTGTTGGGTTGTATTGGGAGAGTGCCAACATCTGGCTGCCAAACAAACAGTGCTTTCCATGAACGTTCCTCACAACCAGGGAGTAGAAAGGAGAAGCAGAAACATTCTATTTCTTTCCGTCCTAAGTCTGGATTTAATTAGGCCACTGCCTAAGTTTTACTAGCTCTACTTTAACATAAGGATAACTTTGGAATAAGAATTGACGAGTGCTGATTTTCATTAATTCTCTGGATACTTAAGAGCATTGCAAATTGTAAACGTATAAAATCCATAAAAAGTATGTATACTtctgtttgagagagagagagagagagagagagagagagagagagagagagagagagagagagaggatggataAAAATAGGTTCTGGCAATAGAGGCCTTGCATTAGTTATAAATAAGTACAGTTAGGATCATATCTTAAAGTACACTGAATACCTGCATGGAGCCAACATGTATAAGGCCTGTTACCCCTCACAGATCCATGAGACACTGGCAGCACAGGCCATTCACTGCGCTAATGATTTCACTAGTGCCACTGCCCACTGATTACTGAAGCTGTACTACTAATCCAATATAGTTATCCTTTTATACGCTATTTAATTCTGGGTTTTATTCACTTAACTCAAAGAGAGACGTGATAGTAAATAGGTTCAAACTCCCCTTTGAAACATCACTCTGTGGTCCTATCTCTAGTGAGAGGAAAGAACTGGAGAAGGAACAGGGGACCCCTTAAATAATGAGATCATTAGCTGCATAGGATGCATTTGTGtgttgttttcctctttctttcaaaCCCCATAGAAGTGCTGTACtggaaagtaaaaaaacaaaacagctgctATCAGTGGAAATGCATAGATCAAGGGGCAGCACTAATAGCACTGGCCTAAGTGCCAGGAAACGGGGAAATAAATCCAGTCCTGAGGACCACCTATCCCAGTTCCCAGGACTGCGCAGGTCCTTGCACCCGGGAGTGCCTTGGTTTTCTAGGTTATAAAATGCAattactatttgccctttttttttgcCTCACAGAAACACACGCTAAAACAGATAGGTAGAGTGAACAATCAGAGCCATGCCTAAAAGGGCCAAAACAACAAGTTGCAACTTATTGCTTACTCCACGACAGGCATTTAACCCATGCAATCTCATCTCATCTTTATCCAACCCAAAGAGGTTGGTAcaattattatcttcatttcagagaagaggagagTGAGTCTTAGAAAGACTAACTAACTTGTCCAAGGTTTTGAACTTTAAAGTTTAGACCCCAAATTTAAAGCTAAGGTATTTGGCTCCAAAGTCTGTGAATGTCATTACTACCTCCAACTATGAGCTAAGGACAAACCAGCCACATAGCCGTGaagttttattattcttattgcAATATCCTAGAAAACTTTCTCAATTTGCCAGTGGACAAATAGATACATGAGAAGAACATATCCTTCCCAAGCCAATACTTAAAAATTTCCagaaatcatgattttttttttcttataaactgGTAGAAACCAGAgttaaagttaaataaatgtaaagtgtatgtttaatataaaatttaattacataaacttaattaaataaaatgtgaatgtCTCAGGATTATTTATGGTAAGATACTGATCTATAGTTTTTGTAGAGCATATCAAAGCCTTTTATGTCCTCccctgaagagaaaaaaaaaagtaagaaatgaaaaacgaTCAAGAAAGTTTGTTAAAGTGTGAGAGGAGGGGAAAATACATGTCTTGAGCAAATAATGAAGGTAAGCCTTAGCTTTGGAAGCTTGAATAAGAAATGAAGTTATTTAGTGGAGTACTAAAATATTGGTGTTGGAGAGTGAGATGAAATGGGTTAGAAAGCCCCATGCTATGGGGGCAGGAGGACAGTGCTTGAAGTCAGACAATATTCTGAGTCATCTTGGTTTTGCAAGGTTTAAATTGTGGAGTGATtgatgggggcagggggctggaggagggcaggaaggtttgtccaggccaaggcagagggaagctgcacgccccctccccccccgcccccccccgccccccgctgagAGCGCAAAGGAGAGGCTCTGGGCCAGGAAGCCAGTTACCGGAAAGCGAGCTCCAGCGATGTCCCGGAGATGTCAGACAGGCTGtccccttctagcccactcccAGCCACGCCAGCATGTAGCCAGGCCGATCGAGTCCGCCGCTTCTTCTTTTCCTGCTCCTTGCGTTTGCCAGgcttgcctttctttttcttgccgGGTGTCTTCAGTGGCTGCTCTTTGTACGTCTCCACCTTGTTGGTTTCCTGAGTTAGGTACCTGCCCTCATCGTCAGACCCAAAGCGGACGGGGTGGTTCTTCGTGTTGGGGGCGGGCTTGGAGTTGGGGGAAACCTCCGAGGTAGTTCTGATTTCAGCTGTGTGGATTTCTGCGATCAGGTTGTGAAGGAAGAATCGTCGCCGTAAGTCTTGGATGGACTTTCCCTTGTCATGGAGGAGCTGATGTTCAGACACGGCTCTTttgctttaaggaaaaaaaaaatagcaggagagaaaggaaacaatGAAATGTTAGTTGTTGGTAGAAACCACTTAGACAGGAGGAATGCCCTTTAGTTTTCCAGTTGCTCCCATACAGGACACCGGCTGCAAGAGGAGCAAGCCCCGCAGCAGGGAAGGGGCCAGGGTGGAAGGGCAGGTAACAGCTGTGGCTCAGAGTACCCGCTCTGCCGCTTACCAGGTCTGTGACCTGGGTGAGAACACAAACATTCTTGGGCCTCCTGGTTCCATCTATTTAAAAGGAAGGGGTCAGATGCAGTGATTTCTGTGCTTCCTTCTCTATTTAAATATGATTCAGTTATTCTCAGAAATGGACAGAAACCACTGAActgctgtttacattttccagagTCGTGGTGGGGAAATAAATCCAGAAGTCCTAGCCTGGGAAATAGAAAGGAGGCTGATTTTACCTGAGTACTtgccccaggtgtgtgtgtgtgtgtgtgtgtgtgtgtgtgtgtacccacacgcgcgcacacacacacacactgctcccccattaagaaaataatcataCTGAATCTCAAAGAACAGTGAGCTGTAAGAGCAAAAGCAAACAAAGACTGAAGGATAAAGTGAGCAGTGAAGCCTGTCTAGGAAACTGCCTACCAGACTGAACTTTAACATATTAGACTACAGGCTACCAAGAACCTATATGTGAAGGCCAACTGTCAGAGAAAGCACGCATAATTTTCTGGAAAGTACTGGGTGGTCTCTTTAAAATGGACTTCTTTGTGTGTTTAAGTTAAGTgagatcattttatttcttctgtgcatctttttttaaaaaaatagggatTTCAGAGGGTGTTATCCTTAGTACTTAGTTAAGAAATTCACTTTTTCTACTTGTTCTTTGTCTTGAAAGTATCTCCTCAAACATATATGATGTAATCTATTTAAACAACAATCTCataaaaatatagtggaaaaagAATAACCTAATTTGCTATCATCAATTCTTTTAGGTGACACCCTGGCTCTTGCTTAACCATCCACCCATGAATTCTTCTCTTAGTCTGTGTATATGGTATTAAACATATTTAAGGATGACATATATTAGTCAGTCATATTATGCCAACGTCAACTGGGCCTATGTCTGCCATTGACATAAACCTCTGGCCAAAGTGGTTCATTTTCAAAGGTCTCTGAGGGTACTTCACAGGGCTACATCCTATGTACCCTTACTCTCCTGACACAGTGGCATCTGGGTCCCTTATTGCTTTCACTAGTACAAGCTTCTTTATCTCCTCAAAGAAATATGACAATAACAAATAGCACTATCCTcctttttacagatggggaaggtgaggtgtagagagagaaaaatgccCCACCTTTGCCCACACAATGAAACCAGGCAGAGCCAGGGTCCCACCAATGAGTTCTTTTGATTCACAACCAATTGCTTTTTACCTTCCTCAACCCTTTCTCCTACTGATGCTGATGTTTTTTTgagaaaacatgaaagaaaaggcAGAGAGTGAAAAACCTGTGGTGGGAACCATGACAATGGGCAAGTGGACAGCAATCTATCATTTCCTTGAAGACCAAGCTTATTGCcccaaaacattaattttcaTCACCAAAATAAAGAACTGGGAGACCTAGAGTTTGAATTTTCACTGAGGGAATGAGAGATTGTCTAGTTATACTGTGAATCAAAGAAGGGTAAACCATGAAAAAACATTCATTATTTCTCTGGACCTTCTAGCTAGAATGCCAACTTCCTTTTAGTATTTCAGTGCGTGGACTGACTTTAAGCCATGAAGCTTGTTCAAAAAAAAGACATGACTTAATGGAAAGGAATTTAACAGGAGCCCGGTTTAAATGAGGCATGAAGGagtctctcttcctttttgaaGGTGCCACATGTGACTAGATTAAAATTCACTGACTTTGTGGCAATAGTTAGTATTCTGGAAACTTTTAATAACCTATAAATTTGAGGCTTTGGTATAATACATTCATATCCTCTAATATTTCTTAAAGAATAGGACTGATATAATTGTATATTTCATAAGTATTGCAGTTTAATAAGCATCTTTTAGCAAAATGTCACATTAAAAAGTTCTTAACCAACGTTCCTTTATAGTATttagtcattttatttctttctcgaTTCCTGGCAGATATCCACCCCATCTGTATTGCTCTCCAAATGTATAATACAACCCATTCTAGCTTAACCTGAAGCCAAAACTTTTAATGGTTGGCCTGATCTAATCAAGCCACATTGCTCATGCCCCCTGTGACTGGCATATATGCCTGTCATCTTGGCCAGCCTGTCAACTGTGAGTCACAGTGCCCTCCTAATTCAagtcctgcactttcccaggatGGTTCTCATGGGAAAAGGAGGGATCATTCTGTCCTTCTCTCTCAGAAAAAGCCTACAATATGGCACGACTGTCCCGTTTAAAACAGAATATCTCTTGTGAGGTATAAAAGTTCTCTCTGCAGGTTAGGGGTAATTGctaatatattagaaaaatgcaGCTTTTCTTCAATGCTAAATCTGAAATGTTGTTACAGAATTTACTTAGTGGTTCAAAGACTTCTGTATTTAAACAAGTGTGAAGAATGAATGTCTAACTGGGCAACTGCATTAGAGGATCAGAATTATAATAGTATCTTTATTCCTTAATAAGGAATAAGGTCCATagaatgttctatttcttttcgAAATAAGACAGAAACTGACACAAGGATAAAGGACTAGTCTGTACGAACCAGATACACATAGTTAATGAGTAGTGCATTCAAATTCAGGAGGAATTCAATTTAGATGATCCTGAAATGTTGAAGTTGTAAATATGGCCTCAATACTAGTCTGCTACTCTATCTGCCTGTAAACATTACATAGCACAGTGGTTCACACGGAACTTATTACATACCTAAGCTCCAACATGGAAAAACAAGTATGTTATTATATTCATGGTCTCCTTtgcttattgtaaaaaaaaaattgtaaaaatgtgGGGGAACTGCTTAACATAGATAACTCTAAATTCAGTCAAAATATagctgttttaaagaaaaatcacccTCAAGGGAGTTTTCAGGGAAGATTGAATTTCTAAAGAACTATCAAGGAACTCGGGGAGTAAACAGAGTGATGGGAATTCCTCTCCCAGCAGAGGAAGCAGCAGTTTGTACCGATGCTAGGCTCCTGAAGAAGGAGTCTGAGTTTGAGAAGAAAAGTTCTGTGGTACAAG from Myotis daubentonii chromosome 2, mMyoDau2.1, whole genome shotgun sequence includes the following:
- the PTHLH gene encoding parathyroid hormone-related protein is translated as MLRRLVQQWSVVAVFLLSYSVPSCGRSVEERGRRLKRAVSEHQLLHDKGKSIQDLRRRFFLHNLIAEIHTAEIRTTSEVSPNSKPAPNTKNHPVRFGSDDEGRYLTQETNKVETYKEQPLKTPGKKKKGKPGKRKEQEKKKRRTRSAWLHAGVAGSGLEGDSLSDISGTSLELAFRRH